From one Caldithrix abyssi DSM 13497 genomic stretch:
- a CDS encoding Gfo/Idh/MocA family oxidoreductase, producing MKNFALIGAAGYIAPRHLKAIKETGNRLVCATDPADSVGILDSYFDDVDFFVEFERFDRHVEKLRRINKGDEIHYVSICSPNYLHDAHIRFALRVDADAICEKPLVLNPWNLDALAELEEETGHRVYNVLQLRLHQTIKDLRERILKAPADKKYPIDLTYITSRGKWYFYSWKGNIEKSGGVATNIGIHFFDMLSWIFGRVQHLEVHHSDRKKVGGFIELERAYVRWFLSLDKNDLPPQAVQAGQRTYRSILIDNEEMEFSGGFTDLHTVVYRDILAGGGYGIEDARTSIELAYRIRHAQVVPAEKEKMHPLLLRALGKAGK from the coding sequence ATGAAAAACTTTGCACTTATAGGGGCCGCCGGTTATATCGCTCCACGTCATTTAAAAGCCATTAAAGAAACCGGAAACCGATTGGTCTGCGCAACGGATCCTGCAGATTCGGTTGGCATTCTGGATTCGTACTTTGATGATGTTGATTTTTTTGTTGAGTTTGAACGTTTTGATCGCCATGTGGAAAAATTGCGCCGTATCAACAAAGGCGATGAGATACATTACGTAAGCATCTGTTCACCAAATTACTTACACGACGCCCACATTCGCTTTGCCTTGCGTGTGGATGCCGACGCCATTTGCGAAAAACCGCTGGTGCTCAATCCGTGGAATTTAGACGCCCTGGCCGAGCTGGAAGAGGAAACAGGGCATCGGGTGTACAATGTGTTGCAGTTGCGATTGCATCAGACCATTAAAGACTTACGCGAGCGGATTTTGAAAGCGCCCGCGGATAAAAAGTATCCTATCGATTTAACGTACATTACTTCGCGCGGCAAGTGGTATTTTTATAGTTGGAAGGGAAACATCGAAAAATCGGGCGGCGTGGCAACCAATATTGGCATCCATTTTTTTGACATGTTGAGCTGGATTTTTGGTAGAGTGCAGCATCTGGAAGTACATCATTCGGATCGAAAGAAGGTGGGCGGTTTTATTGAACTGGAACGCGCTTACGTGCGCTGGTTCCTTTCGCTGGACAAAAACGATTTGCCGCCGCAGGCAGTGCAGGCCGGGCAGCGCACTTACCGCAGTATTTTGATCGATAATGAGGAAATGGAATTTTCCGGCGGATTTACAGATCTGCACACGGTTGTTTATCGCGATATCCTGGCCGGGGGCGGATATGGTATCGAAGATGCACGCACTTCTATCGAATTGGCCTACCGCATCCGCCATGCGCAGGTGGTACCCGCGGAAAAAGAAAAAATGCATCCCCTGTTGTTAAGAGCGCTGGGAAAAGCAGGCAAATGA
- a CDS encoding IS1182 family transposase yields MSFITYNRSQMNLFGYSVEDFARDDPKSRFVVELVSRLDLSALYSRYSSQGGDSYAPDMMLALWFYAYSNGITSTRKLEELCKYDTRYIYITGNQHPDHSTLSRFRKAHLDLLDQYFVEILLIAQAEGISSFNQIAIDGTKIKAHSSKRHGYTEDQLDKRIEKLRAEIKQYMQRCNFVEQGATDELDLETLRAEKERLERLEKEILERKAQLKERKKQLKSEHRSRHQINVKEPDARMMPSVDGPGYNAQLGVDMSSHLIVAHEVVSQPNDQGQFIPIQEQVEKNLGSDDKRSYTADSGYHNSTDLKELEEKQIDAVIADPQLSNRSIKETPTSKEELQKEERKLKRSDFVYHEQGDYYECPAGKKLFPVERNSERIVYRSNDCQDCPLINLCISSKKKVKQIHRSVNESYCERMAKKLQTSAAQERLKKRSVTVEPVFGNLKHNLGYRGFSLSGLNNVRSEFTLMCIGHNINVLFKNMLGKRLAAFIKASQEKDDLLILFSKNILAFLILYFAQRLRMRKNYQYRRI; encoded by the coding sequence ATGAGTTTTATTACTTATAATCGCTCACAAATGAATCTCTTTGGCTATAGTGTGGAAGATTTTGCCAGAGACGATCCAAAGAGTCGATTTGTAGTGGAGTTGGTTTCGCGCCTTGATTTAAGTGCACTTTATTCCCGTTATAGTTCACAAGGCGGTGATTCTTATGCCCCAGACATGATGCTTGCCTTATGGTTTTATGCTTATAGTAACGGCATTACCAGCACCCGTAAGCTGGAGGAATTGTGTAAATATGATACGCGCTACATTTATATCACTGGGAATCAGCATCCGGATCATAGTACATTAAGTCGTTTTCGCAAGGCACATTTGGATTTATTAGACCAATATTTTGTAGAGATACTTTTAATTGCCCAGGCCGAAGGCATAAGTAGTTTCAACCAGATAGCCATAGATGGCACGAAAATCAAAGCGCACAGCAGTAAGCGTCATGGCTACACTGAGGATCAATTAGACAAACGTATAGAGAAGTTAAGAGCAGAGATCAAGCAATACATGCAGCGCTGTAATTTTGTAGAACAGGGGGCCACGGATGAATTAGATTTAGAAACTCTTCGAGCGGAGAAAGAACGGCTTGAGCGCTTAGAGAAAGAGATATTAGAACGTAAAGCCCAATTGAAAGAGCGTAAGAAACAGCTCAAATCAGAACACCGTTCAAGACATCAAATAAATGTAAAAGAGCCGGATGCCCGCATGATGCCTTCGGTGGATGGACCGGGCTATAACGCACAATTAGGCGTAGATATGTCCAGTCATTTAATAGTAGCTCATGAAGTCGTAAGCCAGCCCAACGACCAGGGTCAATTCATACCGATTCAAGAACAAGTAGAGAAGAATCTTGGTTCAGATGATAAGCGATCTTACACGGCCGATTCCGGTTATCACAATAGCACAGACCTAAAAGAATTGGAAGAAAAGCAGATCGATGCCGTAATAGCCGATCCCCAGTTATCCAATCGTTCGATAAAGGAGACACCGACCTCCAAGGAAGAATTGCAAAAAGAAGAAAGAAAACTAAAACGAAGTGATTTTGTGTATCATGAACAGGGAGATTACTATGAATGTCCGGCGGGTAAGAAGCTTTTTCCAGTTGAGAGGAATAGCGAACGGATCGTATATCGTTCCAATGATTGTCAGGACTGTCCCTTAATTAATTTATGCATTTCCAGTAAAAAGAAAGTTAAGCAAATCCATCGTTCAGTTAATGAGAGTTATTGCGAACGTATGGCGAAAAAGTTACAAACTTCAGCGGCGCAGGAACGACTAAAGAAGCGTTCGGTGACAGTTGAACCTGTTTTTGGTAATTTGAAGCATAATTTAGGCTATCGTGGATTTTCCTTATCTGGTCTTAATAATGTTCGTAGTGAATTTACGTTAATGTGTATTGGGCATAATATTAATGTTCTATTTAAAAATATGTTAGGGAAACGTTTAGCAGCGTTTATAAAAGCATCACAAGAAAAAGATGATCTATTAATTTTATTTTCAAAGAATATTTTGGCATTTTTAATTCTATATTTTGCCCAACGTTTAAGAATGAGAAAAAATTATCAATATCGGAGAATATAA
- a CDS encoding thioredoxin family protein, whose product MTLNEFHELLNKHSIVVGYFSTESCNVCKVLRPQVQQICEQFDIVHFEYVDIEKAPELRGQFLVFSVPTIIIFVDGREYKRLNRYMSLQDFEDELKRMVAY is encoded by the coding sequence ATGACACTAAATGAATTTCATGAATTATTAAACAAGCATTCCATCGTTGTTGGTTATTTTTCTACGGAATCGTGCAACGTTTGCAAGGTTTTGCGGCCACAGGTGCAGCAAATCTGCGAGCAATTCGACATTGTTCATTTCGAATATGTGGATATTGAAAAAGCCCCGGAATTGAGAGGCCAATTTCTGGTATTCAGCGTGCCGACCATTATTATTTTTGTGGATGGGCGCGAATATAAACGTCTTAACCGTTACATGTCGCTGCAGGATTTTGAAGATGAATTAAAGCGCATGGTTGCCTATTAA
- the cmoA gene encoding carboxy-S-adenosyl-L-methionine synthase CmoA — protein MEKKDDIYSRPLEQISGFTFDETVARVFSDMIRRSVPGYNEILQGISLLTAYHVQPHTRCYDLGSSLGAASLAMSNGITRPGVRIVAVDNSPAMIRESKQYLKNANTPVHLVCADFRHIKIVNASVVVLNFTLQFLPPEERSSVLQKIFEGLTSGGILIISEKTIFDDNEEQAFQEALHLAFKKAHGYSNLEISQKRSALENVLVPEPFNTHKRRLLTLGFSKCYQWYQNLNFISMVAIK, from the coding sequence ATGGAAAAGAAAGACGACATCTATTCCCGCCCGCTGGAACAAATCAGCGGCTTCACCTTTGATGAGACGGTGGCGCGCGTCTTTTCGGATATGATTCGCCGCTCCGTGCCCGGTTACAACGAAATTTTACAGGGCATCAGCCTGCTTACGGCCTATCATGTTCAGCCCCATACGCGCTGTTACGACCTCGGGAGTTCGCTGGGGGCCGCCAGCCTGGCCATGAGCAACGGCATTACCAGGCCGGGCGTTCGGATTGTTGCGGTTGATAATTCGCCGGCCATGATCCGCGAAAGCAAGCAATATTTAAAAAACGCCAATACGCCCGTTCATTTAGTTTGCGCCGATTTTCGTCACATAAAGATTGTCAATGCCTCTGTGGTGGTTTTAAATTTCACCTTACAATTCCTTCCACCGGAAGAACGCTCCTCTGTCCTGCAAAAAATCTTTGAGGGCCTGACTTCCGGAGGCATCTTAATTATTTCCGAAAAAACCATCTTTGACGACAATGAAGAGCAGGCTTTTCAAGAAGCGCTCCACCTGGCTTTTAAAAAAGCGCACGGCTACAGCAACCTGGAAATCAGCCAGAAACGCAGCGCTCTGGAAAATGTGCTTGTGCCGGAACCTTTTAATACACACAAACGACGTTTGCTTACCCTTGGTTTTAGCAAATGTTACCAGTGGTACCAGAATTTAAATTTTATTTCCATGGTGGCTATTAAATGA
- a CDS encoding TIGR03546 family protein, whose protein sequence is MFGLEILAKILKILRSDDTPAQIAVGFSLGMILGLTPFFTLHNVLVILIVIIFKVNLGSVIFSFALFSGLAYLLDPLFHSLGYFLLVDVPALHGLWTFFYQFPIIALSRYNNTVVMGSLAVSLLLFLPVTFGVKLFVIYYRKTLDPKIQQLKIVQLLKSTKFYAIYKKIQAVRQG, encoded by the coding sequence ATGTTCGGCCTGGAAATTCTCGCTAAAATTCTCAAAATTTTACGCTCGGATGATACGCCGGCGCAAATTGCCGTGGGCTTTAGTCTGGGCATGATTTTGGGATTGACGCCGTTTTTCACGCTACACAATGTGTTGGTAATTTTAATCGTGATCATCTTTAAGGTGAATCTGGGCAGCGTCATTTTTTCGTTTGCCCTGTTTAGCGGTCTGGCTTATCTGTTAGATCCGCTTTTTCACAGCCTGGGTTATTTTCTGTTAGTGGATGTTCCCGCTTTACATGGGCTGTGGACTTTCTTTTATCAATTTCCGATTATTGCCCTGAGTCGCTACAACAACACTGTGGTAATGGGCAGCCTGGCCGTAAGCCTGCTTTTATTTTTGCCCGTGACATTTGGCGTTAAACTCTTTGTCATTTACTACCGCAAAACGCTCGACCCTAAAATTCAGCAGTTAAAAATTGTTCAGTTACTTAAATCAACTAAATTTTATGCGATTTACAAAAAAATACAGGCGGTGAGGCAGGGATGA
- a CDS encoding TIGR03545 family protein: MIRWKGVILLAALVVLFLALSMIFTDRWLEAKLEASGSALVGARVEIDDLDFSFFGSHLKFNGLRVTNPRNTMRNLFETGACELNFEFWPLLSKKIIVENFQISDFKTNTPRQTDGALPEKPIGKKKADNIISKSLKRVAQNMEQNAGLSLSDARAKINVDSLIRLLQFESPRKIDSLQKALNQSFEKWNKKLKNARYEQDFKELEAQIKKLDIKNIKTLKSLQKTLSTLNSVKKKTALLSDSIRATETALQKELQSLQTSVAQVERWIEQDYRRALSRARIPEITRRNIGQLLFGKTLIHRLENYLSYVQTGRRYLTRLKSDAPKKENPPRFKGQDIYFYSPHGRPDFWIRQIRLSGQTHDDLQLAGQILDIVSDQRFIHRPTVIKISGQSAGDRSFVLNGKLNYLKDVPHETFDLLYQGFSLDNTQISDSPYFPFTVKKGRGTLKAQLTLSGDTVKTEIRFLATGLELTPTANQKLNYAQQLTLDVFRSLKTLTIKAKISGQAGRWKIQLNSNADEALARRLKEKLSAEAEKAKARLEAEIKKKTDPSKQRFLTFVARHQKELEKQLQKYESELRKVEAELKKREHEIKQRIEKEKKKTGKNVQEKLKKLFK; the protein is encoded by the coding sequence ATGATACGCTGGAAAGGTGTTATTTTGTTAGCGGCGCTGGTCGTTTTGTTTTTAGCGCTCAGCATGATCTTTACCGATCGCTGGCTGGAAGCCAAACTGGAAGCAAGCGGCAGCGCCCTTGTGGGAGCCAGGGTTGAAATCGACGATCTCGATTTTTCATTTTTTGGTTCGCATCTAAAATTCAATGGATTGCGCGTGACCAATCCTCGCAACACCATGCGCAACCTTTTTGAAACAGGCGCCTGCGAGCTCAACTTTGAATTCTGGCCTTTGCTTTCTAAAAAAATCATTGTAGAAAACTTTCAGATAAGTGATTTTAAAACCAATACGCCTCGCCAGACGGACGGCGCGCTACCTGAAAAGCCGATTGGTAAAAAAAAGGCAGACAATATCATCAGTAAATCATTAAAACGCGTGGCGCAGAACATGGAACAAAACGCAGGTCTTTCATTAAGCGACGCTCGCGCTAAAATAAACGTCGATAGCCTGATCCGCCTGCTCCAGTTTGAATCGCCGCGCAAAATTGATTCGCTGCAAAAGGCGTTAAATCAATCTTTTGAAAAATGGAACAAAAAGTTAAAAAACGCCCGCTATGAGCAGGATTTTAAAGAACTCGAAGCGCAAATTAAAAAGCTTGATATTAAAAACATCAAAACCTTAAAAAGCCTGCAAAAAACGCTGAGCACATTGAATAGCGTAAAGAAAAAAACCGCCTTACTTTCCGACTCCATCCGCGCCACGGAAACCGCCCTGCAAAAAGAGTTGCAGAGTCTGCAAACCAGTGTGGCGCAGGTTGAGCGCTGGATTGAACAGGACTACCGACGGGCGCTTTCCAGAGCCCGTATTCCGGAAATTACGCGCCGTAATATCGGTCAACTGCTGTTCGGCAAAACTCTGATCCATCGCCTGGAAAATTATTTGAGCTACGTACAAACCGGCCGCCGTTATCTAACCCGATTGAAATCGGACGCGCCTAAAAAGGAAAATCCGCCGCGCTTTAAAGGCCAGGATATCTATTTTTACTCGCCCCATGGACGGCCCGATTTCTGGATCAGGCAAATACGCCTTTCCGGGCAAACGCACGACGACCTTCAGCTGGCCGGGCAAATTTTAGACATTGTTTCCGATCAGCGTTTTATCCACCGCCCGACGGTGATTAAAATTTCCGGGCAAAGCGCCGGCGACCGATCCTTCGTTTTAAATGGCAAACTGAACTATCTCAAGGATGTACCCCACGAAACATTTGATTTGCTTTATCAGGGATTTTCTTTGGACAACACGCAAATTAGCGACTCGCCTTATTTTCCTTTTACGGTAAAAAAAGGCCGCGGAACGCTAAAAGCACAATTGACGCTTAGCGGCGACACGGTAAAAACGGAAATCCGCTTTTTGGCCACAGGGCTCGAACTGACGCCCACTGCAAACCAAAAACTCAATTACGCCCAGCAATTGACGCTGGACGTTTTTCGCAGCCTTAAAACACTTACCATCAAAGCAAAAATCAGCGGACAGGCCGGTCGCTGGAAGATACAGCTAAATTCTAATGCGGACGAGGCGCTGGCCCGACGACTCAAAGAGAAATTAAGCGCCGAAGCGGAAAAGGCCAAAGCAAGATTGGAAGCCGAAATTAAAAAGAAAACCGATCCTTCTAAACAGCGGTTCTTAACTTTTGTCGCCCGCCACCAGAAAGAGCTGGAAAAACAATTGCAAAAATATGAAAGCGAATTGCGCAAAGTAGAAGCAGAATTAAAAAAACGGGAACACGAAATCAAACAACGCATCGAAAAAGAAAAGAAAAAAACAGGCAAAAATGTGCAAGAAAAATTGAAGAAGTTGTTTAAATGA
- a CDS encoding c-type cytochrome: MNYPVWEVAFGSGLVMAVVSVVHVFVSHFAVGGGLFLVLTEHKAYRENDARLLEWLKKHTRFFVLVTVVFGAVTGVGIWFTIGLIQPTATSNLIHIFVWGWAIEWVFFFLEITAALLYLYGWQKVERKLHLIYGWIYFVTAFMSMVVINGMVSFMLTPGDWLQTHNFWDGFFNPTYWPSLFTRFLFSLALAGIYALFTATLQKDKVLRAKIVKWSLGWVIPAFILVALSAWWYRGAIPEDVWLYARGVMPTATFYLKLMIIFAVLTFVLAALAYLKAARLPFAFAVVITLTAFVTMWSFEFVREAIRKPYVIYDYVYGNSLYVRPIPGDDGFNTENLQEKGMLQTAKWVQQREINEQNMEQVGKEIFRLQCMSCHTTEAYRGVKQYIETYQWDETVIAEMLRGIELMGRGMMPPFAGNDQERLALARYLANLTTQVKPLSLRDGQKLYASYCGVCHRSAADEPAVEFFKELEKEEAMEILDNLPDLMEQMPALKLSPQQKQTLYEWLKNR, from the coding sequence ATGAATTATCCGGTGTGGGAAGTCGCCTTTGGCTCTGGCCTTGTAATGGCCGTTGTATCGGTGGTGCATGTTTTTGTGTCGCATTTTGCGGTTGGCGGCGGTCTTTTTCTGGTGCTAACCGAACACAAAGCCTATCGGGAAAACGATGCCCGCTTGTTAGAATGGCTCAAAAAGCATACGCGCTTTTTTGTGCTGGTTACGGTGGTCTTTGGCGCGGTAACCGGCGTTGGCATCTGGTTTACCATTGGCCTTATTCAACCCACAGCCACCAGCAATCTGATTCACATCTTTGTCTGGGGCTGGGCCATCGAATGGGTTTTCTTTTTTCTTGAAATTACAGCCGCCTTGCTTTACCTGTACGGCTGGCAGAAAGTGGAGCGAAAACTTCATCTCATTTACGGCTGGATTTATTTTGTCACGGCGTTTATGAGTATGGTGGTGATTAATGGTATGGTCAGTTTTATGCTTACGCCCGGCGACTGGCTGCAAACGCACAATTTCTGGGACGGATTTTTTAATCCCACCTACTGGCCTTCCTTATTTACGCGCTTTTTATTTTCTCTGGCCTTAGCCGGAATTTACGCCCTGTTTACGGCTACCCTGCAAAAAGACAAAGTCTTACGCGCTAAAATTGTGAAATGGAGTCTGGGCTGGGTAATTCCCGCTTTTATTCTGGTAGCGCTTTCTGCCTGGTGGTACCGGGGCGCCATTCCTGAGGATGTCTGGTTGTACGCCAGGGGAGTAATGCCCACCGCGACCTTTTACTTAAAGTTGATGATTATTTTCGCCGTACTGACATTTGTGCTTGCGGCACTGGCCTATTTAAAAGCGGCCCGTTTGCCGTTTGCCTTTGCCGTTGTCATTACTCTTACCGCATTTGTAACCATGTGGTCGTTTGAGTTTGTGCGCGAAGCCATTCGCAAACCGTATGTTATTTACGATTATGTTTACGGCAATTCGCTGTATGTCAGGCCCATACCCGGCGACGACGGGTTTAACACGGAAAACCTGCAAGAAAAAGGAATGTTGCAGACAGCCAAATGGGTTCAGCAGCGCGAAATCAACGAACAGAATATGGAACAGGTCGGAAAAGAAATTTTCCGTCTGCAGTGTATGAGCTGCCATACAACGGAGGCTTATCGCGGCGTAAAACAGTACATCGAAACCTATCAATGGGATGAGACGGTCATTGCCGAAATGTTGCGCGGCATTGAGCTGATGGGCAGGGGAATGATGCCACCCTTTGCCGGAAACGATCAGGAACGCCTGGCCCTGGCGCGCTACCTGGCGAACCTGACCACACAGGTAAAACCGCTGTCGCTAAGAGACGGGCAAAAACTGTACGCCAGCTACTGCGGGGTTTGCCACCGGAGCGCTGCGGATGAGCCGGCCGTGGAGTTTTTTAAGGAACTGGAAAAGGAAGAGGCCATGGAAATACTGGATAATTTACCTGACCTGATGGAGCAAATGCCGGCCCTGAAGTTGAGCCCGCAGCAAAAGCAAACCCTGTATGAGTGGTTGAAAAATCGATAA
- a CDS encoding secondary thiamine-phosphate synthase enzyme YjbQ, with protein sequence MPVSVCHGWVEVRTKGFNDIINITPQVRQFVKEKHLKEGQLLIFINGSTAAISTVEYEPGLLQDIPEMMEKIAPMNRRYHHDDTWHDGNGYAHLRSTLTGTSFTVPVIDGQLVLGTWQQIILLDFDNTSRQRRVVLQFVGEME encoded by the coding sequence ATGCCCGTTTCTGTTTGCCATGGTTGGGTAGAAGTACGTACCAAAGGCTTTAACGATATTATCAACATCACGCCTCAGGTGCGGCAATTTGTCAAAGAAAAACATCTTAAAGAGGGACAACTTTTAATTTTTATTAACGGTTCCACTGCGGCCATCAGCACCGTCGAATACGAACCGGGATTGCTGCAGGATATTCCTGAGATGATGGAAAAGATTGCGCCCATGAACCGCCGCTACCATCACGACGACACCTGGCACGATGGAAACGGTTACGCCCACCTGCGATCTACCCTGACCGGCACATCCTTTACCGTTCCGGTAATCGACGGCCAGCTGGTCTTGGGAACCTGGCAGCAGATTATTCTTCTGGATTTTGACAATACCAGTCGTCAGCGGCGCGTTGTTCTGCAGTTCGTGGGCGAAATGGAATAG
- the cmoB gene encoding tRNA 5-methoxyuridine(34)/uridine 5-oxyacetic acid(34) synthase CmoB, translating to MIDYTAFLDLLTEFEEIPRAWKDTLAQQIKRALQPAGNRDIAGWEEIIAHLPSARPSQIALNRAVIQIGKKDDLDDQTRDHLEKLLRRLHPWRKGPLSFFDIFIDTEWRSDWKWERLKDHIEPLRQRLVLDVGSGNGYFCWRMRGAGARLVIGIDPYLKYVYQFAAMQKYINDPAVQVLPLGIDDLPESLQCFDTVFSMGVLYHRRSPFDHLFKLKGLLKSGGQLVLETLVIEGENGQVLVPQGRYAKMRNVWFIPSAPTLQNWLKRAGFHDIRLIDVSLTTTDEQRSTDWMQFESLPDFLNPADNKYTIEGYPRPRRAIFLAKRP from the coding sequence ATGATCGACTACACCGCTTTTCTGGATTTGCTTACAGAGTTTGAAGAAATCCCCCGCGCCTGGAAAGACACGCTGGCGCAACAAATTAAACGGGCCTTACAGCCGGCAGGCAACCGGGACATCGCCGGGTGGGAAGAGATCATCGCCCATTTACCCTCCGCCCGCCCTTCGCAAATCGCTTTAAACAGAGCGGTAATTCAGATCGGGAAAAAAGACGATCTGGACGACCAGACCAGAGACCATCTTGAAAAATTGTTGCGACGCCTGCACCCCTGGCGCAAAGGGCCTCTTTCTTTTTTCGATATATTCATTGACACCGAATGGCGTTCCGATTGGAAATGGGAGCGCTTAAAAGACCATATCGAACCGCTGCGGCAACGTCTTGTTCTGGATGTGGGCAGCGGCAACGGATATTTTTGCTGGCGCATGCGCGGAGCCGGCGCACGGCTGGTCATCGGCATTGATCCTTATTTAAAATATGTGTACCAGTTTGCCGCCATGCAAAAATACATCAACGACCCGGCTGTACAGGTTTTGCCCCTGGGCATCGACGACCTACCTGAAAGCTTACAATGTTTTGACACGGTCTTTTCCATGGGCGTGCTTTACCACCGACGTTCTCCTTTTGATCATCTGTTCAAACTCAAAGGATTGCTTAAATCTGGCGGGCAACTGGTGCTGGAAACGCTGGTTATCGAAGGAGAAAACGGGCAGGTATTGGTGCCGCAAGGCCGCTACGCCAAAATGCGCAACGTCTGGTTTATTCCGTCTGCGCCTACCTTGCAAAACTGGCTAAAACGAGCGGGCTTTCATGATATTCGCTTGATTGATGTTAGCCTAACGACGACTGACGAACAGCGGTCAACAGATTGGATGCAATTCGAATCGTTGCCGGATTTTTTAAATCCCGCAGATAATAAATACACCATTGAAGGCTATCCGCGTCCCCGGCGCGCCATATTTCTTGCAAAACGTCCCTGA